TCAGTCCGTGTTCGCTTCTGAGCCATTCGAGCGTAGTTCCGTAATTCGGCAGTCTCCGCTCGCGTTCCTTTACCGCCTGTTCGTACGATACGCCGAGCAATTCCGCGGTAAAGTGCAGCATTCTGGTCGTTATTCCCCGATCCATTGCTGCGCTGGCCGGATACAATGTGTTGTCAAGATCCAATAAGAGATGGGTGAACATGGTTATTTCCTGTCGAAAGACGAATCTATGTTAAGTTCCGTCCGATATTTTGCTACGGTTCTCCGGGCCGCGCGTATTCCCCGTTCCGCAAGCAAGTCTGAAAGTTTTTGATCGGAAAGCGGCTTCGCGCCGGGGTGCGCCGCACGGTATCCGTCTATGAGCGCTTTCAGTTCAAATTTTACGCTTTCCTTTGAAAGCGGTGCGTCCCGCTGCGTGGCTCCCGATGCTTTCGGCAGCGGTGCGAGCTGCGGCGCATTCGCGCTTACCGGTGCCGCCTTTGCGCTTACCGGCGATATATTCGCGAGCTGCGGCGCATTCGCGCTTACCGGTGCCGCGCGCGACACTTGCGATGAAAAGAAATACTTGATTTCAAACAATCCCCATTCGCATTGCAGATACTTGCCGTTTGCGATGCGCGATACGGTCGTTTCGTGAACGCCGACGATTTCCGCGATGTCTTTCATCCTCAGCGGTGCGAGCGCTCGCGGTCCCGCTTCAAAAAAAGCGCGCTGTGCGGATACGATCGCGCGGCCCGTTTTGAGAAGCGTCGATTCGCGCTGCTCGACTGCCGAAATGAACCATTGCGCGTCGCGGACGGCTTCTTTTGCGAATTTTCGGCCTTGTTTTTCCGATTCGGTTTTCGGCAGCGGTGATTCGGCCAGTTCGGTAAAAACAGGCGAAAGCGCAATTTCCGGAAACGAGCTGCGAGTGAGTTCAACTTCAAACCGCCACGCGCCTTCCTCGTCCGCCGGCAGCCGGGTAACGCGGATATCCGGAGAAACGTACGCCGTTGCCGAACTCGCGTAATTGCGTGCCGGCAGCGGATCAAGGGTTTTTATGAAGTCGAGCGCTTCCGTTACGGACGCTTCGGTAAGCGGCGGCGGTATTTCGTCCGTCTCGGCGAGCGCCTGCAATTTTTTCAGCACGAGCGGCGGCCGGGGTTTTTCAAGAAGATCAAGCCGTCCGTTCAGCAAGTACCGTGCGAGCGGCGGCACGTAGGGTGCGTTATCCGCCTGTATCAGCAGGGTTTCCGTTACGTCGGCCGCGGCGCATCCTACCGGGTCCAAATGCCGTATCGTCCTGATGCACCGATTCAGCAGTTCCGGCGTTTCTTCCGGCCGTGCCGGATCCAGCAGCGATTCCGGCGGCGCAAGGTGGAATCCTCGCGAATCGAGGTTACCGATAATCTTTTCGGCAAGATGCAGTTCGGCCCGATCAGAGGTCTGCAGCCGGTATTGGGCGGTCAAATGTTCCTGCAGCGATTCTTCGGGCTGCGGTGCGCTTTCTATAAATGCCTGAAAATCGTCGCTCGCAGCCGTATTGCCGCCGGACGAAACGATCCGCTCTCCGGTGCGTGCCGATATTTTACTGACCGTTACGGTTTCCGGCTGCGCGTCGCGCGTTATTTCCAGCGCCGGATTCCGCTGCGTTTCTTCATATATATAATCGCGCAGTTCGGCCGCGTTCATCGTCAGCAGTGAAAGCGATTGGAGCATCTGAGGATTCATTTTCATGTGCAGCGATTGCCGCTGCTGCTGTGAAACGTTCATGCTGAATCCCGGCATACATCCTCCATACGTTAAGTATAGCATAAAATCCCCGTTTTACGGTATACTGTCGCCATGAAAAATTTTGATAAGTTCGGACTGTCTGTCCCGCAGATTTTGCTGCCGCGGAATTCAGGCGATTTGAAATCTTGGGCCGTAATTGCCTGCGATCAGTATACGCAGGATCGCGGTTATTGGAAAAAGGCGGAAGCGGCTGCGGCCGGAAATCCTTCCGCACTGAATCTCATTCTGCCGGAAGTATATCTGAACGACGCCGATAAATCCGAGCGTATCGCGGAAATTCACCGCTGCATGGAAGCGTATCTTAAAAGCGGTGTGTTTGTCGACCCCTTCGAGGGGTTCATATATCTTGAACGCACGACGGAATACGGCCGCGTCCGTAAAGGTTTGATTGCGGCCGTCGATCTTGAAACGTACGAATGGAAGCCGTTTTCAGCGGCGTTGATTCGTGCCACGGAAGCGACGATTCCCGAACGTATTCCGCCCCGCATGGAGATCCGGCGCGGCGCCGCGCTCGAATTGCCGCACATCATGCTGCTGGTAAACGATCCGGAACGTACGCTGGTTGAAGCGTGCGGAACCGCGGTAAAAAACGGCTGCACACCGCTGTACGACGGCGAATTGATGCTCGGTGCCGGACGGCTTGCCGGATACGGCGTCGCGGGCGCCGCGCTCGACGGAGTTGCAGCGGCGCTTGAAAAACTTTCCGCGGCCAATACCGCGGCGGACGGTTCCGTGTTCCTGTTCGCCGTGGGCGACGGAAACCATTCCCTTGCAACGGCGAAAGCCGTTTGGGATGAGTACAAGCGCTCCCTGACGGCGGCCGGTGCAACGGACGGGCAGCTGAAACAGTCTCCCGTCCGCTACGCGCTTGTTGAAATCGTCAATATATACGACGACGGTTTAACGTTCGAGCCCATTCACCGCGTGTTGTTCAACGTTGATCCCGAAAAATTGTTGGCATACTGCGCGGAGCAGCTCGGCGGCACCGTTACGGAGTGCCCGTCCGCCGACGCTCTTGCGTCGAACGTCGGCGTATGCGGCCGTCCGCACGAATCGGGTGCGTCGTT
This sequence is a window from Treponema brennaborense DSM 12168. Protein-coding genes within it:
- the rpoN gene encoding RNA polymerase factor sigma-54, with protein sequence MPGFSMNVSQQQRQSLHMKMNPQMLQSLSLLTMNAAELRDYIYEETQRNPALEITRDAQPETVTVSKISARTGERIVSSGGNTAASDDFQAFIESAPQPEESLQEHLTAQYRLQTSDRAELHLAEKIIGNLDSRGFHLAPPESLLDPARPEETPELLNRCIRTIRHLDPVGCAAADVTETLLIQADNAPYVPPLARYLLNGRLDLLEKPRPPLVLKKLQALAETDEIPPPLTEASVTEALDFIKTLDPLPARNYASSATAYVSPDIRVTRLPADEEGAWRFEVELTRSSFPEIALSPVFTELAESPLPKTESEKQGRKFAKEAVRDAQWFISAVEQRESTLLKTGRAIVSAQRAFFEAGPRALAPLRMKDIAEIVGVHETTVSRIANGKYLQCEWGLFEIKYFFSSQVSRAAPVSANAPQLANISPVSAKAAPVSANAPQLAPLPKASGATQRDAPLSKESVKFELKALIDGYRAAHPGAKPLSDQKLSDLLAERGIRAARRTVAKYRTELNIDSSFDRK
- a CDS encoding DUF1015 domain-containing protein, producing MKNFDKFGLSVPQILLPRNSGDLKSWAVIACDQYTQDRGYWKKAEAAAAGNPSALNLILPEVYLNDADKSERIAEIHRCMEAYLKSGVFVDPFEGFIYLERTTEYGRVRKGLIAAVDLETYEWKPFSAALIRATEATIPERIPPRMEIRRGAALELPHIMLLVNDPERTLVEACGTAVKNGCTPLYDGELMLGAGRLAGYGVAGAALDGVAAALEKLSAANTAADGSVFLFAVGDGNHSLATAKAVWDEYKRSLTAAGATDGQLKQSPVRYALVEIVNIYDDGLTFEPIHRVLFNVDPEKLLAYCAEQLGGTVTECPSADALASNVGVCGRPHESGASFGFVYPDEQGNARYFCLKTAVTELAVSRLQPVLDVFLKAAEMGAAYNSKDVPEIDYIHGSEEVFRLGAQRNACAILLPPIAKESFFSTIAECGPLPRKSFSMGEASEKRFYLEARRLFGDN